One region of Cyanobium sp. M30B3 genomic DNA includes:
- a CDS encoding glycosyltransferase family 4 protein: MHQPQSLPSPLPRVLLAVHRVGPYHHARFVEACAHLALTVVETRPESQEYPWVVPPGSLPYGLQTIHGAAEPEDDPPRASLRRQWRALLHSSAAEAVVSVGWADRSYQVLLQEAQRRRLPLVVISDSRQRDQPRSPAREWVKRQLLGGYSSAVVAGSESRHYLQQLGFPPQAIHQPWDVVDNAYFLDLPPLPPPARGPHFLCVSRFVPKKNHAGLLQAYGQYQSEGGRWGLDLVGFGPLEPQLHAAVAQLPDPGRCRIRPFLQLADLALAYRQASALVLASVVDQWGLVVNEAIAAGLPALVSSGCGCAADLIEDGVSGLAFDPADCPQLAGQLHAMERLGPAERQALVAAARQRLKAFSPLSCGQALGAAVAQALHSPRRSWRSRRVAGVISWLV, from the coding sequence TTGCACCAGCCCCAGTCCCTCCCCAGCCCGCTACCCCGGGTGCTGCTTGCCGTCCACCGCGTGGGTCCTTACCACCACGCCCGCTTTGTGGAGGCCTGTGCCCACCTGGCCCTCACCGTGGTGGAAACCCGCCCTGAGTCGCAGGAGTATCCCTGGGTCGTGCCGCCCGGCAGCCTGCCCTATGGCCTGCAGACCATCCACGGCGCGGCCGAGCCCGAGGACGATCCCCCCCGGGCCAGCCTGCGCCGCCAGTGGCGCGCCCTTCTCCACAGCAGCGCTGCCGAGGCGGTGGTGAGCGTGGGCTGGGCCGACCGCTCCTACCAGGTGTTGCTGCAGGAGGCCCAGCGCCGCCGCCTGCCCCTGGTGGTGATCAGCGACAGCCGCCAGCGCGACCAGCCCCGCTCCCCCGCCCGCGAGTGGGTGAAGCGCCAGCTGCTTGGTGGTTACAGCAGCGCCGTGGTGGCCGGCAGCGAGAGCCGCCACTACCTCCAGCAGCTCGGCTTTCCCCCCCAGGCCATCCACCAGCCCTGGGACGTGGTGGACAACGCCTACTTCCTGGATCTACCCCCCCTGCCCCCTCCTGCCCGGGGCCCCCACTTCCTGTGCGTGAGCCGCTTCGTGCCCAAGAAGAACCATGCCGGCCTGCTGCAGGCCTATGGCCAGTACCAGAGCGAAGGCGGCCGCTGGGGGCTGGATCTGGTGGGCTTCGGGCCCCTGGAGCCCCAGCTCCATGCCGCCGTGGCCCAGCTGCCCGATCCCGGCCGCTGCCGCATCCGCCCCTTCCTGCAGCTGGCCGATCTGGCCCTGGCCTACCGCCAGGCCTCCGCCCTGGTGCTGGCCAGTGTGGTGGACCAGTGGGGGCTGGTGGTGAACGAGGCCATCGCCGCCGGTCTGCCCGCCCTGGTGAGCAGCGGTTGCGGCTGTGCTGCCGACCTGATCGAGGATGGCGTGAGCGGCCTGGCGTTTGACCCGGCCGACTGCCCCCAGCTGGCCGGGCAGCTCCACGCCATGGAGCGCCTCGGCCCCGCCGAGCGCCAGGCCCTGGTGGCGGCCGCCCGCCAGCGCCTCAAGGCCTTCAGCCCCCTCAGCTGCGGCCAGGCCCTGGGGGCCGCCGTGGCCCAGGCCCTGCACAGTCCGCGCCGCAGCTGGCGGTCCCGCCGGGTGGCTGGTGTGATCAGCTGGCTTGTGTGA